CAGGCCCTGCACGTAACGCCGCCGCGTGGCCGCGTCGGCCGACATGGCGGCCGTTAACAGCGCGCCGACATCGGGAGCGGGCAGCCGGTCGCCGGCGGGGAAAGCCGCTTCGACAAAGCCGGCAGCGATCCGGTAGCTGTGTTCGGCGCCGGTCGTCATGCGCACATAGCGGTCCTCAACCCAACGTCACTCGACCCTCTCCACATCCACCCGCACCGCGCGGTCGGCCGGGATCGGTTGCCATGCCGTCGGCCGATACGTCAGATGCCCGTACCCGCCCGCGAATCCCAACCATTTCACATGCCCGGGCTCGATATCGGCCTGCCCGTACCACTTGCGGTGCATGAACGGCTCGAAGCCGTTGTAAACGATCACCTGGTTCGGCCGGCACGCCGGTGTGACCTTGGCCTGAATGATGCACTCGCCGACGTCGCTCACCAGCTTGACGTGATCGCCGTTGGCAACTCCGAGACTGGCGGCGTCAGCGTCGTTGATGAACACGAACGGCTCGCCACGGTGCGTGTTGAGCAGGTGGCGATTGGTCATATTCATCGAGTGAATGCTCCAGCGGTTGTGCCCGCTGGTCATCTGGAAGCGCCGCCCGCGCCCGCCGTGCGGCGGTGTCTCCTTGTGCGTCGGCAGCTCCTCGCCGGCTTCGAGGAACCACTCGTGGTCGATGTAGAACTGCGCGCGCCGGACCAGGGTTGCGTACGGCACTTTGTCCTCGGTGTGCCAGCGCAGGGGATTGTGCACCTCGTCCGGCTTGATGGTCGACGCCTGCGCCTCCCCGTGCCCCGCCAGTCCCCATCCGGTCCAGCGCACGTAGCCCTTCTCGCGCAGCGTAGCGAGCGTCGTGCCCTCAGGCAGGATGCCGTACACGGCATTGTCGCGGATGGCCTCGTCGTAGAACGTCTCTTCGTCGCTAACGGCGCCGTCGAGGGTCGCCCGCGACACCATGCCGACGAGTGAGCGCGTCGTGCCCTTACGGTCCGTGAAGTCCTTCAGGCCGCGAGCCGCCGCGCGCCGCTCCAGCGCGGCGAGGATCATGAGACCGATATCGAGCTCGTTGCGGGCCTCGCCGGGGGGCGGCACCGCGCGGTCCGTAAGCACCCAGTTCAGGTGGTGCACCGACGGCATGCTCTGGTTGATCTTCTCGTAGTGCTGCGCCGCCGGCAGGATAATGTCCGAATACATGCCCGTGGTGTTCAATCGCCAATCCACCGACACGATCATCTTCAGCTTCGGCCACAGAGTTTCGAGCAGGAGCTTCTGACCGCCGCGCTGCCGGCGCAGCATGTTGCCGCCGGACTCGAACAGGACGCGCGGCTCGACCTCCCGGTACGCCTGCGAACAGTGGGCGCCGAACCATCCCTTCTCGATCGCCTCGTTTATGTACTCGTCGAAACTGCGCTTCATCGACGGGTCCTGGTTGTCGGGATTGTTCCAGCGTTCCTTGTAGCCGTACTGATAGTACCAGAGGAACGCCGGCGGGATCATCGCGCCGAAGCCGCCGAGTTCCGGGTTCATCGCCGAAGCGAGGTTGGCGGTCATCTCCAGGGTCCGGGTCGGATCGTCCAGGTTCAACAGGCGACGCATCAACGTCCGCATCTGATGCG
This genomic window from Candidatus Binatia bacterium contains:
- a CDS encoding molybdopterin-dependent oxidoreductase, translated to MTSIAGKWADAYRAKWKWDRVTWGSHSVDCYPGGCPWRVYSKDGKVVREEQAGVMTPVEAGVPDMNPMGCQKGACWSDLLDGPDRITQPLKRIGKRGEGKFKPISWDAALDEIADAMLDAVQDQGPESIVTLMTPEFAASPARMFSDALGTPTTDGNAEFQDFSPGFHLTFGLFNPTSSMDDWFLAELTLIWHANPVYTNIHWYHYIAESRYNGGEVVTIAPDYSPSAIHADYHLPVRIGTDAALALAMCKVIIDAGLHNRQFVQEQTDLPLLVRKDTGRFLRGSDLAADDRDDQFFWADARCGVITPAPRHSLAAVGVEPALEGTYSVMLADGRTVEVEPVFARLCRRLEAYTPEKAGEICGLHPDAIRSLARKVATRKTKIFIGWNSGKYYHGDLMERSMALLLALTGNWGKKGTGTRSWAAGGWDGMVFMSEKGVPGQEAARAAHQMRTLMRRLLNLDDPTRTLEMTANLASAMNPELGGFGAMIPPAFLWYYQYGYKERWNNPDNQDPSMKRSFDEYINEAIEKGWFGAHCSQAYREVEPRVLFESGGNMLRRQRGGQKLLLETLWPKLKMIVSVDWRLNTTGMYSDIILPAAQHYEKINQSMPSVHHLNWVLTDRAVPPPGEARNELDIGLMILAALERRAAARGLKDFTDRKGTTRSLVGMVSRATLDGAVSDEETFYDEAIRDNAVYGILPEGTTLATLREKGYVRWTGWGLAGHGEAQASTIKPDEVHNPLRWHTEDKVPYATLVRRAQFYIDHEWFLEAGEELPTHKETPPHGGRGRRFQMTSGHNRWSIHSMNMTNRHLLNTHRGEPFVFINDADAASLGVANGDHVKLVSDVGECIIQAKVTPACRPNQVIVYNGFEPFMHRKWYGQADIEPGHVKWLGFAGGYGHLTYRPTAWQPIPADRAVRVDVERVE